Proteins encoded within one genomic window of Desulfonatronospira thiodismutans ASO3-1:
- a CDS encoding ferredoxin-thioredoxin reductase catalytic domain-containing protein: MTPEQLYETLQKIQEPKGYFFNRDREMVMELLQSLIYNRDHLGYMACPCRLASGDRDQDRDIICPCVYREPDVQEYGSCYCGLYVSKEWNEGEIPREYVPERRPPEKNLL; the protein is encoded by the coding sequence ATGACCCCGGAACAACTTTATGAAACCCTGCAGAAAATACAGGAACCCAAGGGATATTTTTTCAACAGGGACCGCGAGATGGTCATGGAACTTCTCCAGAGCCTTATTTACAACAGGGACCACCTGGGTTACATGGCCTGCCCATGCAGACTGGCCTCCGGGGACAGGGATCAGGACAGGGACATAATCTGCCCCTGCGTATACCGCGAGCCCGACGTACAGGAATATGGAAGCTGCTACTGCGGTCTTTACGTTTCCAAGGAATGGAACGAGGGTGAAATTCCCAGAGAATACGTCCCGGAACGCAGGCCTCCGGAAAAGAACTTATTGTAG